The nucleotide sequence CCGTAGTGCCGTGCTCCAACTGTACCGAGCACTGCTCCGTGCAGGCCAACACCTACAGTACACAGACCGTGACTACTACCGGCGCACAGTGACCCGAGAGTTCAGGCGCTGTCAGACCTTCAGCGCCCCAGCAGAGCGGGAGGACGTGCTGAAGAGAGGCCAGTTCTTCCTCAACAGTGGGCTGGGCAGGTTGGTGTAGAAGAAGTGGTCCATCAGCAGCAGACTGTCCGACTGCTAGCCGGTAAGAAGAAACTTGTGCATCAGAAACAATGTGGGAAGTCGCAGGATGTGCATGTTGTGATGTGTTTTGTTGTCAGTTGAGATTAAGCTAAATATATTATTAgagttattgttaataataataattttattcttacatattattatgtacatattagatgaaaaacatttacatttgaaatattcctTTGGcacctaattaaaataaattgaaggACTAAAATTAACAactagaaataaaaactaaacctgAAATTTACTGATGCGATACCGATTACAACAAACAACTATAGGCCGGTTTCCGATATTGGTCAATTGCATGAAGCAGggctttaaaactaaattaaatcttAAAGAAATATTAGTTCTCTCCTATCAGAATCGgtatttgaatgtttctgttcctgcgttcgtctgtgaaacaggtttgtgtaaaaaaacatacctgttaataacattattttaaaaactttttctttgcccataataataaagtacagtgttttttttctcaaaaggGAGTCTTGAATGGTCTTTCTTAACAGCGACGACTTCTCTGTTATCACAACTACCTGCTACTACCACATTTCCTCCTCCCACACAAGCATCAGATCTGGTCAATCACTTAACTTTTGACCTTGAATGACGGTTGGCCCAGCATGACCTTGTCTAGTGTTTTGTTTCTGCACTATAGTCCTGTCAGGACAGATTGTTGTAATCCTGCTTCTCTCACACTAATTTATTCATTCCTGTCAGGATTACTGAGAGGCAGTGTGTAATAACTAAGTCTACATGCAGTCCACACAGAAACAAtcttaaaacagtaaaaactatGTCTTCCGTCCCTGTGGCTATATCTGCTTAATTTTGTCTACTGGATATTAGTTCAGTGGACTAATATTTGGCCTTCGTGTTCCAGGATTTTATCATGATCAATCATATAGATTTTTGTCATTATCACAGAGTTCTGGGTTATTTCTAATGAATGTGCCCCCCTCACTGAGTCATCcccagattatttattttttcaccagCCAAGACGGACAGGCCGAGGGGTAGGCCTTGCACTAATTCACAGAAGACTCATTTAAATCTACCAGCCCCCTGAATCTGTCTCCAGTTTTATTCAGGAATTTCCAGACCTTTTATCAGTCATTATACTGCATTCTGACAGCGTTCTTATTCTTGATGATGTTGATATCCATGTTTGTTGCCCTTCTTCTTTCTTGTCTACTTCTGACTTTATTAAACTTTAAGACTCTTTTAATTTGACTCGATGTGTGAAGCGGTCCACTCATGATAAAGGGCACACTCTTGACCCTGTGCTCTCTTGTTATCTGTCTGGATGTTGTAAACTTGATTGATTTTGACATCTCTGATTACAACGCAGCGTTTTTtcaagttccttttttttttttttcaccctcctAAATTCACTGTTTCTGCCAAGCTTTTTTCTGTCTTGAACTTTCCTTAACACTAGTGAACAACATGACCTCCCCATAGAGGagctgattttaacagctctTGCAGAAATATTCTAGATTCTGTAGCTCCAGTCAGAGTTAGAAAGCTGAAACCACCTTCTCTGCTGTggttaaatgaaacatttagaaACCTAAAGAAACTTATGCAGGTAGGCAGAACAAAAGTAGAAAAAATTAGAAACTCAGTGTCGTCTTTGCTTCTCTACAAAAAATCTGATGTTCACTTGTCAGTGTAAAATTAAAGAAGCaaggaaaacttatttatttgaattggtTACTAAACCGGGCGCAATCCCAGAATCCTTTTGTAAAACTATCAATTATATAATTGGCCCTGTTTCAAGCCAGCCAGTTCAGTCTACTCCAGAGGATTGTGGGGCTTTTCCAAATTACTTCAAATTGGTCAATATCACCATAGAGTGTCTTTCAACCCTCACAGTACTCAAACATTTTGGTTTtcaaagatgaaaagaaaatgtcatCGGATCATTTCTGAAGAAACTTCAGAggtgcattcatttaatttattaattcatatattcattTGTATAATTCCCTTAGCACTCTTTTAAAACCTCCCTGTTTTCACTCAAAACTAATCTACTCTGCGTGCTGTGTGCACCTGAAACTGTTACTGAAAACTTATGCTGGTCAGTATTTATTTATCGTGAGTTGAATCGTGGTAACCGAATACGGTTTTAATGagaattaaaaaatgaaactttaatactAATCGTGGAGAATTTATCATGATTTTATTCAAACAGGTAATCATTACATCCCATACACTTTTTTAGATAATTATAGGCCATTATTTGAAGCATAAACCATAAGATATTTCCACCTGTAATATATTAGTTTAATATGTTTCCTTTGCAAAATAAAgagttaaattatattttctgaaaggTATGCTGTCCCTTCCCTAAAcagagttattaaaaaataatataataataataaataacctcctcaattacattcattttaatttttagcaATATTAACTAAAAATGAGTGCTATGTCCACCCTGTCCCACTTAACCCATCTCCATGTTGCCATATTAGAAATGTTTTGTCcagatttttgaaaaagttgtccAGATAACTGACTTCCTTCATGAATAATCTAATCTTCCACTCCCAAAATATAGGTCACTAATGATCTACTGTTTGCTTGTATTCAATTTAAATTCTTCTTGATCTCAGCTCAGCCTTTGACACAGTGGACCATAATGATCATAATGTCTTAATCAACCACTTGAAGGGTTGTGTTGGTATCACTGGTGTGGCCATGGATTGGTTTATATCTTATTTGTCGAACAGGTCCTTTTCtgtagtgcttttcattttttacaaatggTAACACAAGCTATTTGAACAGCACATACGCTTTAAATCTTGCACAACTTGTAGCTGATGAGAAAATCTATTTACTGTCTTTTTCTTGCTTTGTCTCAGGAGGGTAAAAGATCGATGGCAGGAGTGAACGGGGACCGTAAGGGAAAGAAAGATGACAATGGGCTTGGCTCAGCTATCGACTTTGTGCTCTCTAATGCGAAGCTGGTGCTGGGAGTCGGGGGAGCAGCCATGCTCGGGATCGCCACACTGGCGGTCAAAAGAGTGAGTACAGGAACAAGCTGTAGTGCTCTTTAAACCTGTGCAGTCATTTCAGTTTGACCTTAACACTGAGCATCACAATACAGTGTGGATTATTTTATGAATCTGTCACAACTCAGCCTAGCTTTGGGAATGGAGAAGTCAGCTTTGTTTAATATCCTGTGCATGAGACCTGCACAAGTTCTATAGCTTATTTCACAtgtaatggtgtttttttttttggaaaaaagtttattactatatcttttcagactgatcagactttgaagtttttttttaattcattaaaaagaaatctaaatttcccatagacttccattgcctaagaaaaattgcgcccctacaggagCAATTCCTGGGACTGAAAGGGAGGAGTCTGCCTTAGTTTAACTTTTAATTCGgataaaaatacaagtaaataataaaattttcttGAAACTGACAAGCTagaccaacatatgttattattataggggtcagggctcattaataattgatgtgacGAGTGCTGCCTCacaacaaacaaatttattcttgtttaagagcttttttaaataaaatattatggcgATTGCAtgcaatccacccattagaacacaccaagagctaaattcatcTGAAAGTGAGCTGTTAAAGTGAGAAAACAAAAGATTTGCGTCTGCAATCTTGACAGCGCGAGCCCACCGGCTTGTCCCAATACTTGAAAGGAAAAAAAGTCTACATACAGAAACTACATCACGtacaatattatttcaaaatacataatatcttggagaatataaatgaaaacagacacgtgaacataaactgttgagaaataaatcagaAGTGGATCATGATACTGGATTTGTATATTAAAGTGTCTGCATTTATCAGCTcctttctgtcttcaatttttatctattaaaaaaacagaaaatcattcatcttggctgcttttttttatgtgtgtatgtattcatgtatttattataattctttttatttttcgctctaacaagaattaatctaatTGAATTAAATCGATGacatgttattttacatttgatttgtccatttctgcatctaaacacctaaaaacctaaaacatgctctattgtTAGCAATTCCTTTATCATCCAAATTAATTGGTGtacacaattttattttcataataaacttgtttgttagattattttatagacagttacagtggtctataataaatattaacaggggttttctttttcaaactgctTAAAATGCTCAAAGTAGGCtactttttgaaatgtaaatcctAAAAAAAGCAGCCATATTTACGGAAAGGTGCTTAACTTCTAGAAAAAAGTATTCATTcaattagtgtttatttttagtaattaccATTTTTGTTGTCAAAAACCTTCTCCACTGCAATACAAAATAACAATTGATACTCttaatgtgtgtgccaatttttgtCCATGTAATACGATAAAGAATCATTCAATTGGATTTTAATGTCAGTATATTATCAATAAActaatcattaaatatttataattaaaataatattggcCCCTTTCACAATGTTGTTCAGAAGTGAGGGACACAATGCTAATGTTGACCACATGAAGGCGCCACAGGATAGCAAATACTTCAAGATCTGTTCAAAGACTTGAAAATGTTTCAtgtgcataaatataaaatgcatatgcATGCATTCTATTTTCCTAAACTTTAATAATGCCCAATATATAGATTATGCAAAAactataatctcctaaataccattattttttttcttattttaataatattgacaCCATATTTCtgaagttatcacacattactgaaaaagtaAAGGGATCCTATATTAGTTATCTATTTTCATGTTGTACATATAATAGTACTCACATAAGgactcataatttacttgaaaagagaCACATCCATTTGTGTAACGGCATCATCTacacaaaccattgtgcttggacccctaaTGATCACCTTGACTTAAACAACATTGTTTTAGTTACCTTCTGTGTCATTTCCCACAACGCTTCAGTGACAGGACTGTGAAATAGCAAACAGGAAAAAAAGGTATGACTTAATTCGAATCCAGCTAGCCAATTCTGGGCTCTTTATTAGAACAGAAAACAGCAAGGGTCCATAGAAAAATACTGTTGTAGGTTAAGAACGCTGGACACACAGGTACTCTGGCTCTTTTAGGCCAAGCCAACATCCAAGTTTGAAAGTCAAACTTTAGCttctagttatttttattattattattagtgtataATTGAGTTTGGTTTGTCTCAGATGTACGATCGAGCACTCAGTGCCCCATCCAGTCCCACTAAAGCCAACCCGTCGGGACGAAGAAGCTGGGAGGAGCCGAGCTGGCTGGGGTCATCACCACGGACACTGAACTGCGAAATGAAGCAGAACATCAGCCGCTCTCTACAGACGCTCCCcacctcctccagctccttcAAGCCAGGTAAAGAAGCTCTGGTGCCTTGCatacttttaaatgcaaaaaccATGAAAAAACATATGCTCTTTTTCACTTCCTGATGACCACAAACGTTATGTTTTAGCTCATTTCCATATTATTGAATTTCCTCTTTgtagatctgtttttttttttttttttcattcaaattcttaatttagtttttaacccTGAGCCATCATGGACACTGTTTTTTCTAGTTTGTATCATCCTAACCTGTATACTTATTGTTTACCAGGATTGTACATGTTGGCTTGTCTGCTCTACTTGCTCAGTGGGTATTTAAACCCTTCCTTAACTAATCCACTGTAGGTTTCTGTAggcttttcatttgttttatgggCATTGGGGATATACATACTCATTGTGTCTAGCTGATGACATGTCTGAATGACAAGGCGTTGTGAAGTAAGCATTGGAAATTTTCAAAATCTTCCTCACTAATCATTAATTGAATGACTAGTGTCCTCTGTTCTCCGACATAGTCCAAGACTAGTCTCAATCTGTATCTGGAAGACTAAAGATTGTTTTGCTCTAGGCTGAGTGTTCTGATTAGGTAGAATTATTCTTTCAGGTTTTGACCTTTGGAAGGTATGAGAACGTTTTAGTATgtcaaaataactttattatgttttattcttcttTGGTTTAGATTCTTTACATCGTCTTATGGGCCGTGGTGGTGGTCGTCCTGGTAAGGCTGAACTCCAAAAGGCACGGATGCGCCTCTCGCTGCAGGAACACCTCTGGGTCTTCTTTCAAGAGCGCGTGGCGATCCCTTCTGAAGAGCAAGCCGTCGCTCGCCGTGCTGCGTTGGATATCTGTGCAGAGCTCAGAGTCTTTCTCCATGCTAAACTGCCTGATATGCCCCTACGGGAAATGTACCTGAGCGGAAGTCTATATGATGACCTTCAGGTGAGAACAGGTGTGATCAGTTCTGAAAGTGTTTTAATTGTCACATAATAAGCAAGAGTATAGGGCAAACATGGCCTTTAATTGAAGGGCTTCTAATATATAGTTTGgagattttaaatattgtttgctcaccgaggctgcttttattaaatcgaaaacacattaaaatcatTGATATTCCGAAATAtcattacgatttaaaataattattttctattttaatatactttaaaatgtaattcattcctatgaatcaaagctgaatttccagcatcattactttagtcttcagacacatgatatttcagaaatcacttgctgctcaagaaacatttcttattatcaatgttgaaagccaGTTTTCTCAGATTCGCCAAAATTCTCTTCTACATTGTGGTTGCATATAAATTTCTAAGCAGTGTGCACACAAacaccctacaatgataaaaaatcCATTCACTCCTGTTTTTTAAACCCCCAAGAAACCCAACCTGTCTCAATTATCAAGCCGTTTTGATTTTCTGAGTAGTATGATGTCATACTGCTGAAGCCCCCCCACACCCGCTGACGGACTGTCACGTATTAGCATATTTCCGCCATCAAGTTATATGCTGTCTTCATTTTCTGCTCGAGCAATGACAATGTCTTGTTAGCAATGAAGGTgttttgtggaaaatgggcatccgatgtccCCTTTAATATGTTTGTAGAATTCTATTAGAATTCTTTGATAGATCGGAATTTCaattaagaaaatgtatttgaaatagaaagcttCAGTGACATTTTATATGTCTTTACGCTCACGTGTAATGCAACCTTTGTGTAATTCATCACTCATTTTTCACATCTCTAGGTGGTGACTGCTGACCACGCCCAGCTGATGGTACCCATGATCCTTGAGAAAAATCTCTGGTCATCTATTCCTGGTGAGGACACCATCATGAACCTTCCTGGTTTCTGGCTGGTTCGTCGGGAAAACCTTGAGTACTTCCCGCGTGGAAGCAGCTACTGGGACCGTTGCATGGTGGGTGGCTACCTTTCCCCAAAGAGCATCCTAGAAGTTTTCGAGAAGCTTGTCGCCGGCTCCATCAACTGGCCCGCCATCGGTAGCGTTTTAGATTACATCATCCGACCCGTGGTCCCGTCGGAAACGCTTACGCTAGAAGTGCAGTACGAAACGGACCGTAGGCTTTATGTGGACTTCCTCCCATTACTTGTAATGGAGGATGGCGTCTCGCTGATCGCCAAACCGCATCGATTGGCCGCCGAACGGCATGAGAACCTGTGGCGTCAGAGTTTTCGTGTGGCGGAAACGGCGAAGTTACGTGCGCTCGATCAGGAGGACGCCGGATGCCGTGGCACGTGTCTTAAAGTCATTAAAGCTGTGTGTAAACTGAATCCAGCGCTGGCACAACTAAGCGCAAGCCAGCTCACTAATGCAATCCTTCTCCTGAGCGAACAGGAGGGGGATTGGACTCAGGAAGCGCTCGCCGATCGTTTCATGCAGCTGCTCCGTGTACTAGTGGGACACCTAGAGGCTGGGAGGTTACCCTGCGTCTTCAATCTCAAAGTCAATCTGTTCTGTGAGCTAACACCACAGGAAATTGATGAACTGGGATACACACTCTACTGTGCATTATCTGACCCAGAGAGCCTTTTGAGAACCGTTTAGAAAACTCATGCACATATGAAAGTATTGAGTTGATGCACAAACCAAAATAATGGCGATGCTTTCATACGTGTCTTGTTTTGAGTAGATGAGCAACCTCAATTGTTTTTTACACACAACCTCATCCGTTGGTCATTTTTTATGTGGCCCATCTTGCATcatttcagtgtttttgtcttCTAAGTATCATGTGAAGTAAGGATCATCACAGTGAAGTATCATGACCACTATATATTTATCTAGTAAAGAATCACATTCTAACTTCAgtgatattgtattattaattcaAGCACCGTCATCTCTTATGCGTTTCTGTTGTTACCCAAAATGCGATGCGTTTCTGATGGTAATTTGACATGTTATATTTATTCTGTGAAATTCATGATTTTGAAGGTCTGATTGTATAATAAAATTCTTTTTAGTAAACAAAACtttctgaaatattaaattattggaAGGCACGTCAAATTAAAACGGCTCTAAAATAACTAGAGGATTTCTATCCAGTATTCAAAATCAATTGCAAAGTGATGATAAAGTTTAAGAAAAAGATCATGTTTATTTGATCATGTTTCTCCCCTTTATTTCCTTCTTTCTCATCAGTTTGGGatgttaaaatatgcaaatgatcTATTTTACCTAATTGCTTATTTTCAGATATGTTGTCTAAATAGGTTCTCCTGTAAAAGTTACACAGAACTGTTGAATGGATATGATGTTATTTATATGGTCGACACGGGTTATTACCACAGATGAAGATAGAGACCTGAATTAATAATCAAAACACATCTTTAGAATGGCTAAACAAAGAGCAGaagtgatatttattttttattgtattacgACCTTGCAGATCTCCTTAAAGCTCTAGAATCATATAAAACATGGATTAATCTTTTGAGGCTGTGGGTTATACCAAGGTGAACTGAAATGTATTGTTTGACTTCATagacattttagtatttttgtattgATTGTACAGATGTCACCAAAAACCATTTATGTATATCTTGTTATGATCATTCTTTGTGCTTGGAGAGTGACATTtgttaaaacaaaacatacaatagGCTACATCTCCGTTATAAAATGCCAAAACTCTTCGGAGAGATCTTgtgtttgtatattatgtgtgtttatgtatgcttGTGTAACCAGAACACCTGTGTCTAGCTGTGTGACGTAGCAGAAACACATTTACCTGGCGAATGATGACAGGGCAGCACCGAATCCCAAAGTAGATGATCTAGTAGAGTTTGGCCCTGAACTTTGCATGTGATGCTTGTGAACTCGTTCCTTCATTTCCTGgtgatttgcatttttattaaaccgCAAATTGTATAATTTGTTCTGTGCTGCAATACGGAGCAAAGGATGAAAATAAAGACGAATGGAGTGAAACTGTCTTACATTATTGTGAATTATTTGTGCAAGTCTTTGAATCCAATAGCTGACAAAGACCAATGTTTTGgggtcagatttttatttttggaagaaATTGACACTTTTATcaagaatacattaaattgatcaaaagtgactgtaaagactttgtccaaaagcatttttatttaaagtaaatgctgttattgatatatttaaatacatatgtaaTGTATATCAATGTTATATctccgtttccacaaaaatattttgcagCACAACATTGATCATgataaataatgtttcttgagcagcaaattatcatatgagaatgatttctgaagatcatgtgacactggagactgctgaaaattcagctttgcatcacaggaatgttTAATATAGGCTATTAGTAagtaaatgcagcattgatgaacataagagactttcaaaagcaTTACACAATATAACCAACCACACACCTTTAAACTGTAGTTGCATTAGCATTATGACAGAATTTCGGCCAAAGGTAAACAGTGATGTGTTAAATGTAATGTGCTAAACTGACTCTAGATGACATGTGATGAACATTTTGAATCATCACAGGAAACAGATGCAGGAACTAAATCAATGTCTGGTTTCCGTAGGGCTAGAGATGCAGTCAGTCAATCAAATCAACGgcttacaaattacaaaatagaaaaaaagtggaAAACCTCCATCAGTTAAGCAGTTAAGACAAGAACATGTTTCAAAGTAAATTCAACTACAGACAGCAGAGCATGAAATCAAACAAGCAACtacaaacaaaactttatttaactTCAGGTTTGGAAGAACTTTTGCTGTCATTTTGAGTTAAATGATTAGAAAAAGAAGCCAAGTAGACTTGATCAGCTTTAACAGAAAATACAGTTCATTTCAGTGTTATAAATGGATTATGATACACCAGCATTATCAAAATggtttacacacatacacacaaaagtcATCTGACAAAAACTTATGAGAACCACAAATCCGAAGTACTATTAATCTACCAGCAATATATCCAATCTTTTATGAAATGTTCTACAAAAACAATTAATAGCTTAATTACAAACTAAAAatacatcttttatttttaattcatccaTTGAAACAAGGCTTCGAGGGGAAGTACAGAGAATCCCTAGCTCAACAAGTTAAACTCATttcttctttttcagttttactttgAGTTTAATGCTTGGAAAAACACGTCATGATACGCAGGCATTTGTTGATTTCTTTACATTGCATATTTCAAATTGCAAACTTCAATCAGAAATGTTCTGTACTGTTAATGGTCCAGTACAACACCATGTGATTGTTTTTCATTTAGCAGGAGCAAAGCCCACGCGGTCTGCCTCTCTGTCAAACACAGTGTAGTAGCGGCCAATGAACGCATCTCCCAGAATCCACAGCGGCCCGGCAGGAGGTGGGATATCCATTGCCATAAAGCCAGACAGACAAACACTCACACCCATGCGAGAGATCTGAGAAAAGACAGAAGGGAGTTAAGATTGATTCAATGTGTTAAATCAATCAATGCTGCATTCATTTCCAAAGCAGTTTTAATCAATGTCCTGAGATTTGATTCGATTCCAAACATAAGAGCATttggatttgatttatttatttttggtgtacAATAGAAAGAAAATGCGGTCTCTGTAATTAAAGGAGTATTTCAACCAAACATGAAGATTTGCTGAATGTTTACTCAGACTCAGGccaaataagattttattttaataagagttTGTTTcaccatcagaacagatttggagaaatgatcACCACATCACTGGCTCACCATtagttcctctgcagtgaatgggtgccgtcagaatcagagtccaaacagctgataaaaaaatatcacaataatccacaccactccagtccaacaaTTAATGCCTTGTGACatgaaaaatgtttaaagttCATGTTGGATTGGTTTCTTTTAAACATGCAGCATTTCTGGTGGATTACAGTTATGCATTTATCAGcagtttgggctctcattctgatggcacccattcactgaagaggatcattttttttcctcttctttttttccgttttttttttttaaataaactttaattttttttgttgacttATTCTTTGAAATGGATGGAAGCGTGTATGAAGGTGAAAAGGTATCCCAgcactcttccaccctcaatacccatgactgaagtgcccttgagcaaggcactgaacccccagttgctccccgggcgctggatctatagctgcccactgctctgggtgtgtgttcacggtgtgtgtgtgtgtgtgtccacttggatgggttaaatgcagagcaccatttCAGAGCATAGGTTCCCATAAtctgcaaatgtcacgactttcacaaCATAACGGTGTATGTTCCTGTTTCCAACCTCAGCAGAGTACAAGGAAAAACCACACCAgattctgtataaaaaaaaaagaaaaaaaaagggactTACCTTCAGAACATAGTCCTCTCCGGTTAAGTTGAACATTTTCCCTCCCAGGCTGAGGGAAACAACAGGAAGTGATGGAATCCTCTTACAGTCAATCCAGTACTAGAAAAAGAGGAAATGTTTACTTTACAACTTCCTCAATTTATGCTGGAAATACATGGCAGTGGACAAGTCAGCAAATTGAAAGGATAAATAAGCATTATAAATGTTGATGAAGGTGTATTTTAGCAGGAATGCTCCTCACCTCTCCCATAAGCAGAGGTATGGCTCCGATGGCTTTCTGCAGCGCCCGCACCTCTTGAACCGGCCCCGTGATCACTGATGTTCCTGTGTCAACAACTGCCTGGCATCCGTTTTTACAGAGGGTAAGACTGCCACCCACCTGAACTCTGTTGAAAAACAACCAATATAAGCAAGAATATTGGAAACATGGCTTGTATGGTAATGGTGATCACATACTCATCCATCTTTATCTGCCAGTAGGCCTTTCGTGTGACGTTGACGTAATGCAGATCACCGTCAAAGTACTGCTGGTCAAAACCTCCCAGCATCAGCTCACCTCCAACTTCACCTGCGGGGTCCCTACACACAACATTTACCAACAAGAATTAGCATGTGCATTAAGCCATTTCGAGGAAAGTCCCTACAACCGAAGGGATTTTTAAAACGTTATGCATCTTGGTCCCAAAAAGTAGGCAAAGCCTGACCCATATGTGCACATTTTAATCATGAGTCACTCAGTTAGTAAAAGAGGCTTTTTATAGAGACAGAACAATTGACTATACTGTGATATATTGGCTGTAACATGCACATGCGCTTTGAAAAGCAGTAATAGGAGTCATGCGTTACCGTTTAacaagaataaatacaaattctttcGGTCTACATTTGTTGCCACATTCTTCAccattttaaaactgaaatggAGAAGGAAATAGAGGAACTAGGTTTCTCTTCCAAACTTTCTCATGTCAATATTAAGTGTCTACCATTTGGCTAAACAATTAGAAGAAACAATCAAATGAACTTTGAAACAAGCAGCTCACCGGTTGATATAAAAAGAGAAGATATTCTGAGGCAGGATTTTGGCAGCCATGGCCGTGTCAAACACCGGCGTGACCCCGTCTACAGAAATGGAAGGGTATGCCATCCCCAGGACGCCATCAAAACGTGCCACCGCAAACACAATCCCAGGCTGTTTAACTGCCTCACCAAACTGCTGGTTTGGCACCTTC is from Carassius auratus strain Wakin chromosome 28, ASM336829v1, whole genome shotgun sequence and encodes:
- the LOC113046814 gene encoding mitochondrial dynamics protein MID51, with translation MAGVNGDRKGKKDDNGLGSAIDFVLSNAKLVLGVGGAAMLGIATLAVKRMYDRALSAPSSPTKANPSGRRSWEEPSWLGSSPRTLNCEMKQNISRSLQTLPTSSSSFKPDSLHRLMGRGGGRPGKAELQKARMRLSLQEHLWVFFQERVAIPSEEQAVARRAALDICAELRVFLHAKLPDMPLREMYLSGSLYDDLQVVTADHAQLMVPMILEKNLWSSIPGEDTIMNLPGFWLVRRENLEYFPRGSSYWDRCMVGGYLSPKSILEVFEKLVAGSINWPAIGSVLDYIIRPVVPSETLTLEVQYETDRRLYVDFLPLLVMEDGVSLIAKPHRLAAERHENLWRQSFRVAETAKLRALDQEDAGCRGTCLKVIKAVCKLNPALAQLSASQLTNAILLLSEQEGDWTQEALADRFMQLLRVLVGHLEAGRLPCVFNLKVNLFCELTPQEIDELGYTLYCALSDPESLLRTV
- the LOC113046815 gene encoding cathepsin D-like: MARFHLFAFLICLSIADSQAIIRIPLHKMRTVRRILAENGRTIDEIKSMAREETNQVRFSSPSTTHSPSPTKLPPPIEKLTNFMDSQYFGVISIGTPPQDFTVLFDTGSSNLWVPSIHCSYLDIACWLHHRYNSKKSSTYVKNGTEFSIQYGRGSLSGFISQDTVTLAGLKVPNQQFGEAVKQPGIVFAVARFDGVLGMAYPSISVDGVTPVFDTAMAAKILPQNIFSFYINRDPAGEVGGELMLGGFDQQYFDGDLHYVNVTRKAYWQIKMDEVQVGGSLTLCKNGCQAVVDTGTSVITGPVQEVRALQKAIGAIPLLMGEYWIDCKRIPSLPVVSLSLGGKMFNLTGEDYVLKISRMGVSVCLSGFMAMDIPPPAGPLWILGDAFIGRYYTVFDREADRVGFAPAK